The following DNA comes from Erigeron canadensis isolate Cc75 chromosome 3, C_canadensis_v1, whole genome shotgun sequence.
CGCCACTTCTTTCATAGTAGGACGCTCATCACCCGTAAGACTAAGACATCTTTTCACAAGCTCACCAATTTCTTGAAGTTGTTCTAGTGTACCCTCCCTTACGACTCTAGGTTCAAGAATTTGAAACAAACGATTTTCTTTTAGtgacataagaaaaaaagatgCTAAATTTCGTTCTTTTTCAGTTCGTTCCATACACAATGATTCCCTCCCCGTTAGAAGCTCAGCAAGCACAACTCCAAAGCTATAAACATCACTCTTTTCGGTTAACTGACTTGTATGGAAATATTCGGGATCTAAATACCCTAGGGTCCCTTGAACAAGTGTAGTCACTTGTGTTTGATCAATCGGGACTAGTCTTGATGCCCCAAAATCCGCGATCTTGGTAGTGTAGTTATCATCTAATAATATGTTTGCGGATTTTACATCTCTGTGAATAATAGGGGTCGATGTGGCAGAATGAAGATAAGAAAGTGCACCTGCGGATTCTGCTGCTACCCTTAAACGATTTTCCCACGATAACAATGTCATGGTGCCTTTGCCATGGATATGATTAAAGAGAGTTCCATTTGATACAAACTCATATACCAATAATGGAATCTCAGTTTCTAAACAACATCCCAAAAGCTTCACCACATTGCGATGGTTAACTTGTGTTAAGATTATTACTTCATTGATGAATAGTTCGATTTGGGATTCATCCATTACACGTGATTTCTTGATTGCCACGACTCGTTGGTCGTTTAAAATGCCTTTGTATACTGTCCCGTAACCACCACGACCCAAGATACTGTCTTCAGCATAATTGTTGGTGGCCTTTTCAAGCTCATGTGCGGTGAAGACCTTAGTTGAATCCACATTGCTTTCATTATTGCCTGTAATTCGTTGTTTAAGTAACAAACCACCATTTTGTTGAAACAATTTTTGTCGAAGTCTAATAAGGTTTCGCTTCTTGAAGGTAAAATAGAGCCATGTTATTCCAATCAAAATGGACAAGTAACCAAACCCCATACCTACATGTCACCAAATATTTATCAGAGCTCGATCTATATATACAACAGTTACACAAGATTcctatctatactacattatttAGACTCTCTCATAATTCCGAATTCAAAATACAGCAAAATAATACGagttcatgtattttttttggcaAAAAATAACAGTACAATTGTAATCTTGCTATCACAACTATGTTCTTGAGGTTGGGGAGTTACAAGTTTTTTTCTACttgaaaaagttttaaaagaaagatgttaaatgaaatgatatgaacATTGTACTGTAATAAATTTACTTCAAAATCATGCATCACATTTTCAGGGTGATCGGGAAAGAAGGAAGTGAAGCCTCTTTTTTTTCCACTCattcatctttttcttcctttgcctttaatttttttttttttttttttgaaaacaatcCTGAGAATATCATTCATCACATTTTTGGGCCAATCGTTAAGAAGGAAGTgagcgttttttttttttcattcgtTCATTtaatttcttccttttcttttaattttgttagAAGCAATCTCGAGAATACTATCATCTacaattttgtgtttttattttgggACCGAAGAAGCGACCAATTACCTAAAGAGAATTTGCTAACAGGAAACTGAGAATGTTCCTTGTTACAACGACGACCGTTTGGGCCATCTCCAACATATCCATCTTCACAACAATAACTTCCAAGAGTATTTGTACAACCCCCATCACACAGATTCATAGGATCCTCACATTCATTGATGTCTATCGATTTCAAACACAAAGTTAGATGATAGCATCATTTAGGCAAGAATAAAAGCTGAAATCTGAAAACTACTTATTCTGTAACAAAACGGGTAAAGAAACTAACCATGGCAACCTGGCTCAAGATATGGCTGACCCATATAACCTTCATTGCATTCACATCGATAACCTGGAACTCCAGTATCAGAATCAATGCACTGACTGTTTGCGTGACAAGTCAAAACTCCCGCAGTTCTAGCCTCACTGCAACTCAAATTGCCAATCACCCAATCAACCAACAGCGTAACTGAAGCTTCTGTTCTGTTCTTAAAGTTGGGATCCGTAAAATCTGACACCCCATTAAACGTAAAGATATTTGGCTCTGCCAAAAATGAGTATGCACAAGGATCAAAAGTAGAGAtattaatatggttatttacaGCACTACGAAGAGTTATGTAGTACAGATTCATGGCCTTTGTGATAGATGTTTGACAACACCCGACGCCTAAACAAGACCCGTTGACAACATCCCCAGGCTTTGAACACAGTGCTATGCAGCCACTAGTGTAGTTCGCTTGTATTAGGTCTTTAATCATGGCTAAATCATCACAACCAATCAAAGTAAGTTGATTCTTTAGGGAAACAGTAAAGGGTGAACCCGGGGGTAGATCACTTGATACGATTGGATCATCTTGGGTTAGGTTTCCAAAGTTATCATAACATTGGCTTGCGACTTTGCTAGGAACTCGGAAAGTATAGTCTGAAAATTCAAGGATTTGGAGAGTTTTGGTCTCCCCAACAAAGGCTTTTGGGGGATTCAACTGATTTTTGCAGAAGACTTCAAACCAGTAGCTATGAAAGCAGCCTGGACCGATACCAAAAGGATATGGAATGGTTACATTTCCACATTTGCTTTGGCAGCCCGGTTTGCTTACAACATCTGCTTTTGTGATGGTGACAAAATCACTTGAGGTGGTGTTTGTGATGGTGGTTGATTGTGATGTACAATGTGTAATTAGTAGACCAAAcaagattaaaaacaaaaacataatccTTCTTGTGAACTCCGTAGTACGTTCTTGACTAGAATGTGTTGCAGTAGCTAGGCACTATTAAAGGTAAATTATTGTCTTTTGAATATGATAGTTTCCATTACAATGGCTGGCATATTTTCAACTAGctgttgcattttttttttatgtttctcaCCAACCCTTGATGATGTAGGTTGACATCATATGTGTATGTGCTTTTATCTCAAGTGTACCAAAAATTAATGTTACTCGATAGTAAACAAATTCACATGTTTATAAAATTACGGTTGTTTAAGAAGACATAAGTAATACAAGTCGGCTGTTTTGTTTTCGAAAGgcaaaattattaataaaaaaaaaatgactagCAAGACGCCAATTACTAAAAGGTTCAATTACAATATACATATCTCGATATATACCCAAACAACAATTCTAGACCGACcctgaaaagaaaaaattcagAGACCAAAAACAAGTTATGAGTTGATGGGAAAAAATTGctatatttttttgaatgacAAATTTGGGCTTAGGGCATGCCTTTTACACCCCTGTCTtcatttttggagtattttatTCATACCGGGATTTGAACTCAATACCTCTGAGTCTGAGGCTGCATCGTATACCAATCCATTTATTGataattggtaaaaaaaatttgctatattaattagaaaattaatCATATTctaaggttggagggtcttttctatcatttaggtagaaactggaaggaGCCTCTCTActtgggtagaggtaaggtctgcctacatcttaacctccccatacaccgtcgaggtattggggctcaaaacccacggAAGACGGTAccgagcagttacttacttactttttaatCATATTCTAAGATTAAGTTAAGTAAATTGAAATGGTTTTAATATCTACCAATTAAACATTAGGGTGGGGGTATAAATTAGAAGAATAGAAAAATTTTGCCTATTAAAGTCTGCTTAGATAATTCAAGGCATCTTCGTATCCGTTGACTACTTACTTTAGTAAGTCAATGAACAAAATGTCGTAATCAAAAGTAGATATGTATCAGATCACATATTCGCATACATGTTTGTCGCCACAAGAACCGCTCAAAGTCGACCTACATGGCatactaattatttatttttgtgaatGTCGTGATACAACTTAAAGGAACAACCAAAAGACACAGAATGTGTACACAATTAAAGTATACATGACTAGATTACATTATAAAGAACTTACAATGAGATTCAAAGAGTTGAATAGAAGTAAAATATTTGACAATCCGGGTCGAAACAAGTTGCATCCAAGTATAAACCatattgaagaagaaattgCGGCGAAATCACCCGATTGACCACCCGATTGACCTGAAGAAGGAACCGCAGTGGATTGGAAGCTAGGCGGAGTGGCCCCACAGCCTCGCAAACGGGGAATATGTTTGTCTCCACCGAATGCATGTGTTTGAAATGATGCCCCtgatttaatttcttttattaagTTCGCATACTGTGTGCGAAAGAAAAAACGTGGTAGGTTTTGCAGTTTTGAAAGCCTTGAGGGTATTTAAGTAAAAAGGATCATCTTGTAACACTCGTGAGTTGAACACGAAAGCTTTGgagtcaaaataaaattttaaatatggaAATGCGACCTCGTATTCGTCTGTCGGCATCATATTTGAAAATCGACATTGTATTTTGTAAACGACCTCGTATTTGTTAGTAGGCATCGTAGACATTGCGTTTGAAAACGGCCTCGTAATTTTGATTTGGCATCGTTTTTGTAGTGGTAACCGGCATCATAATTTTAGCATAGTAAGATGGCAAAGCATGGAACCCTTCTATTTTACTCTACATATAAATAGTCTTATTCTCTCACAAACCCTCATTTTCCATCACCTTAGCCTCCtagcaaaaacacacacactttgCTACCCCATTTTCCTTTACCAGCCCATCTTTACTACCCCACCTTTACTACCTCATAAACATCAAGTTTTAATGAAATCAATCTTTACTTTATCTAGATTTAGTGTCAAGAACTGAGTTTCTACCATCTTAACATTATCAAAAACATCTATTTTGGTCAGATTTGATGTAAGAATCAAAACcttttttatgttcttttttgtaaattccgttttttcttttaatacacatGCTACACCCACCAAGTATtaaactttttacgtccaaaacgtttaaaaatatatactataacttttgtcaaagtttcatgtaatttcgttaacaaaatcttgagatttaaggatttttatacaatttttgtaaactttgttcaaatgggtcttCAAGATTTAAGTCCGTTTTCGAGATTCCGACTTTAGTATTATTTTCCCATCATATTTGtgggtctaaaagtacaatttgatgttaaaaacacctttcCGATCAAAAGAAAcgtttagggttttctagaacaAAATTGGGGATGAACAACTCTGATTTACGATCCCGTCACCCAATTTGCTACCCCGTTCACTATTCCAATTTCATTTTGTCTTCTAGTGAAATAAGAGTATAAGACCTCAAAATTTGTGACCTCGCAATTGAGATTTACGACCTCACAAATTCAATTTAGCCTCTCaatttcattttatcttttagtgaaatactaCCCCAGATGACTAGCCTCTTATTTTAGCCTCTCAAATCTAGTCtctcaattttaattttgtccTTTAATGAAATACTACCCCAAATCTCAAATAAGACCCCAATATCAATTTAAAaccccaaattcaatttaagacctcaactttcaattgagacctcggaTTTGAATTACTACCTCGATTTAGTCAACTATGGTTGGTTTAGTCAAGTTAGTCAAACTCGAAATTTGATCAACTTAGTCAAATTCGTAaattggtcaacttagtcaaacttgtaaattttGGTCAAAGTCAACTTGAgcgcttttggacaacttagtTGACACTTGGAACAGATTATTGTGCGTCAGTTATTTGCTTCTGATATCTTTTGTAGCTTAATCTTGTTGCTAGCACTCTAGTGAGTTTCGTAATCcccctttttacatgttttcatggggctgaaaggatacaaaTTGTTTTCTGGTAAaacgtatatattttggtactatatgatatgatattgtgCAACCTATTTTCGATACGCTTATGATTACACATTTTGGATACACTTATAATTTCACATTTTGGATACACTTATGATTACACATTTTTGGAGTCGAACATGATATGATGGACTGCCATTGAGATTGAGGAAGACGATTATGTGATATCAGGCCACAACAAATATTAATGGATGTATAGAAAGAATAAAAGGAAAACAATTATGAAAATACATGAAAAACAATCTTTATAAAAAACATtgctacaaaatattaataaaataacaaattatgttggattatttgataaaaactaaaattaaccCGAAGAGATTTCTTTGGAACTAGCATACGGGTTAATCGATTCTGCATAAAGGTCTGTTTGTTCGTGTTTGATGTTTAATAAGTTGGTGTTTTCTTCATCCCCATGCTTATTCGCCCACGGATGTTGATTAAGCCTTCGCAACCCTTCAAGTTGAGTTGCCACTTCTTTCATAGTCGGACGCTCATCACCTCTAAGATTAAGACATCTTTTCGTAAGCTCACCAATTTCTTGAAGTTGCTCTAGGGTACCCTCCCTTACGATTCTAGGTTCAAGAATTTGAAATAAACGGTTTTCTTTTAGCGACGTGACGAATAAAGATGCTAAATTCCGTTCTTCTTCGGTTCGTTCCAAACATAATGATTTCTTTCCCGTTAGAAGCTCAGCAAGCACAACTCCAAAGCTATAAACATCACTCTTTTCCGTTAACTGACTTGTTTGGAAATATTCAGGATCTAAATACCCTAGCGTCCCTTGAACAAGTGTAGTCACTTGTGTTTGATCAATGGGGACTAGCCTTGATGCCCCAAAGTCCGCGATCTTTGTGGTGTAGTTATGATCTAATAATATGTTTGCCGATTTAACATCTCTATGAATAACAGGGGTCGATGTGGCAGAATGAAGATACGAAAGTGCACCAGCGGATTCCGCTGCTACTCTTAAACGATTTTCCCACGATAACCAAGTCATGGTGCCGTTACCATGGATATGATCAAAGAGAGTTCCATTGGATACATACTCGTATACCAATAACGGAACCTCAGTTTCTAAACAACATCCTAAAAGCTTAACCACGTTGCGATGGTTAACTTGTGTTAAGATAATTACTTCATTTATAAATGGTTCAATTTGTGATTCATCCATTACTCGCGATTTCTTGATTGCCACGACACTTAGGTCGTTTAATATGCCTTTGTATACTGTCCCGTAACCACCACTACCCAAGATTCGGTCTTCAGAATAATTGTTGGTGGCCTTTTCCAACTCTTGTGCAGTGAAGACCTTGGTTGAATCCATGTTGCCCTCATTGGTAGTAATTCTTTGTTTAAGTAATAAACCGCCGTTTTGTTGAAACAATTTCTGTCGAAGTTTAATAAGGTTTCGCTTCTTGAAGAAAAAATAGAGCCATGTTATTCCAACTAAAATGGACAAGTAGCCAAATCCCATACCTACATGTTACTGATATATCAGAGCTCAATACTACATTGTAAATCATTTAGACATTTTCAAAAtctaaaattttgatatatttacatACTGTATTGAATTAAAAGAATATTACAGCATATTACacgtagtatatatatagaaaatctTTACTTAGACCAAATAAAATGGAAGCAAATTAACTCATACTATCAATTACCACTACAGTCTAATATCACCAATATCAACCACTAGCCAACTATCTTCAGTCTTCACTAAAAAAGTTGGAAACTAACCCGTGCACTGTATGGGTATAAATTGTTTTGATCTACCCATGTTACCGACTTACCGGTTTAAAATCTAGTAGTAAatgtttattcaaaatcaagaacaaaatatgGCTACATATATAGATTATCACAAGACCGTTGAACTGTGATCAATATTAGCAAACAACTTGTATTTTTAAATCATTCCTGTGAACAGAGTCAGACAATGAGTGGattaagacaaaaaaaaaaaaaactgatagAATGAAGTAAAGACTACTCCAACTTCTGGGTTAGGAAAATAATACAAGTACACGAAAGTTTTGGCAAAAATTAAGGGTACTAATGTCATCTTGCTATCGACAATGCAATCgataataaaaatatactaatattgtgtttaatttttctttgttgACACTGATTTTAGGGCTGATCAAAGAAGTGACTGATTACCTACAGAGAATTTGGTAACAGGAAATTGGGGATGTTCCTTGGTACAACCACGACCATTTTTAAGGCCATCTCCAACGTATCCATCTTCACAACGACATGTATAACTTCCCTTAGTATTTGTACAAACCCCCTCGCAAAGATTGTTAGGATCCTCACATTCATTAATATCTATCAAATTCAAACTAGTACAAAATCAGGTGATAGTATTACTTAGTCACGTACAAAATCTGAAATCTAGAAACCAAATTATGTAATATATCGGGTACTGAAACTAACCCTGACAACCTGGCTCAAGATATGGCTGACCTGAATAACCTTTATTGCAAACACATTGGTAGCCTGTTGTAGAGTCAATGCACTGACTATTTGCTTGACAAGCCAAAACACCTGCAGTTGTGAAGTCACTGCAGCTCACATTCCCTGTTGAGAATTAACCAAAACTTTAATGGCGCCAAAGACAGTAGATACATTGATTGGAAGCATCGGCTCACAAAGGTCACACGGATTCATCAATGGTTAATTATTGGTTATTAAGACTTGGCACCGTTTCGTTGACTAAATATATCGATTCATGGTGTTATTTTGgcatatataaatagaaatcGATGTATTTGTTCTTGTATGCAGAAAATTGCAAGATTCAATCAATACAATTAATAGCAAGTTTTCAACACACGCTTGTGAATTTCGTTCATCAATATAGCAAGTTtattcaaacaattggtaccaAAGGATGACACTTGATCCAAGAGAAGCAAGGAAGAAGAAATCAATTGGAACCTGTTTTGGTTCGTGTGTGACAAAACATAGGttgatatataaaattagaAACCAAGAAATTGGCGATTAGCAAGCAAATCTGGTTCAAATTGGCGATCTTATCTAGCCAAACTTCTTCTCCtttttttcactaatttaaatattttcacataatatacctaaaatactcttaataaaattatttacaatataaatcCCTTAACCTTTATAATAAGTTAACTACCTCCTTTAACTACCACTGCtgccaacaccaccaccaccaccaccaccaccaccaccaccaccaccaccaccaccaccaccaccaccaccaccaccagtcgcAGTATCATCATCACATATTGcggtatatatgtatatatatgtatatatataggggttccctattgtaaaacaaatattaaaataaaacaaataagacaagatcttgacccttaaatcatggttaaattgatgcacggagTTTCACGAaggcacgatgattttcatgatttatgttgatttcagtgcttattgttttatttgttttactttaatattttttatttttactaaaactatatatatatataggtatataaaagtatatcacatttgtatcatcatcatcatcaatagtACTCGTGCTCATGCTCATGAAATCTTGTCATTCTGGTGCTCGTGCTCTTGCTTATAAGCTTTATTCAATTTCAGGGGACGgtagagaagaagaaaaaccgATCCTTGGTTAGGGTCCATTTTTTCGCGGGCCTCGAATATTTAATACAGAGTATGTgttacataatttatatatgtatgatatataATTAGTCGACAACTATGGCTCATTATTATGTTTTTGTCTCGTTTATAATTATCGTTGTAACTTTAGCAATTATCATAAAGGTTTTGTTTATGATTTTGAATTCTAAAGGGCACTTTTTTCCGTGACTCGATTCGGGAACTGAAATTCTCAGGGCCACACGGTTCAATTTCATCATGAGTAGCTACACAAATAGGATGGTCTCAAATTacaaacacataaatatatcaCTACATTTCGTGTTAAAGGTTACATATCCACAATCTCTGTCTCTTTATCTTGCGTTTTGCCTAACCTTCGGGTTTTCCGGTCCAACCCGATGATTCCCGGGATTTGAACCGAAACGACCCGAAACCTAAAGTGTCAACAAATGGGGACTTGAGGTCCAGGCCGTATGAGTCTCGGGGGGGTCGGTTCGGGTCGAGTTCGGGCGCGAGTCAAATTCGGGTCTCGGGTTTTCCATCTCTTCTCATCCCTAACTAGTGATGTCGGCAACGACAACGAATAGTATAAGTTATTTAAGTAGgtgtattgtagttattttagaagttaaatgataacttttgtaattaattaattaaaggtatttttgtTTACCATATGTTTTAGCAGGTAGGGATATATGATGTTGAAAGGTTATGGGGATTGAGGTTATAAACTCTTTAGttgaaaaaagatatataattgatttaaatagtagtatagatatagatatgttagaaattttatgtaataacatagaatatccaagttaatagatatgttaaaaggagttgaaagagtaattaactaatgtgagtttgtcccacattggtagaagaataaacattaagtgtgtttataaggaggagtgttggaggaattataattccttataaggggctacaccccaagtgggCTAGGAGGGTGCGAAGCACCCGACGCGCCCGCGCCCGCGCCCGGGACCGGGGgcgatgaggcgtaatgtggCGTATTGAGCCATCTTTATTTTTGGCTAGTTCGGTGTGGCTTGATTATGGCTTCCATGGCTCATAATGGTGGCTCAGTATTTTGTTGTTATGGCTTAAGTGGGTTGGTTTATTCCTGGTTTAACACCTGGAACAACACTTGCCTTAGTTCAGCAAGTGACACCTAGTGTTAAGGTGTTGTAAACTTTCTAAAGTTAACACGTGTCTTCCacttaaaagaaaaatctgATATATATGAATCAgattaacaacaacaaaatatagAACACTACCTCTTCAAAAATCTGGATCATCAACACTTTTCTTTCACTTCTCTTCAAGCTGTTCTTGAAGGTAAATTCCGGGTTGTTGGTTACCTCCAGCAGTACATactgctttggctgttgtaccctgg
Coding sequences within:
- the LOC122591681 gene encoding wall-associated receptor kinase 2-like: MQQLVENMPAICLATATHSSQERTTEFTRRIMFLFLILFGLLITHCTSQSTTITNTTSSDFVTITKADVVSKPGCQSKCGNVTIPYPFGIGPGCFHSYWFEVFCKNQLNPPKAFVGETKTLQILEFSDYTFRVPSKVASQCYDNFGNLTQDDPIVSSDLPPGSPFTVSLKNQLTLIGCDDLAMIKDLIQANYTSGCIALCSKPGDVVNGSCLGVGCCQTSITKAMNLYYITLRSAVNNHINISTFDPCAYSFLAEPNIFTFNGVSDFTDPNFKNRTEASVTLLVDWVIGNLSCSEARTAGVLTCHANSQCIDSDTGVPGYRCECNEGYMGQPYLEPGCHDINECEDPMNLCDGGCTNTLGSYCCEDGYVGDGPNGRRCNKEHSQFPVSKFSLGMGFGYLSILIGITWLYFTFKKRNLIRLRQKLFQQNGGLLLKQRITGNNESNVDSTKVFTAHELEKATNNYAEDSILGRGGYGTVYKGILNDQRVVAIKKSRVMDESQIELFINEVIILTQVNHRNVVKLLGCCLETEIPLLVYEFVSNGTLFNHIHGKGTMTLLSWENRLRVAAESAGALSYLHSATSTPIIHRDVKSANILLDDNYTTKIADFGASRLVPIDQTQVTTLVQGTLGYLDPEYFHTSQLTEKSDVYSFGVVLAELLTGRESLCMERTEKERNLASFFLMSLKENRLFQILEPRVVREGTLEQLQEIGELVKRCLSLTGDERPTMKEVATQLEGLRKFTQHPWADRHGDKENTNLLNIKNEQTDLYEESMNPYTSSKKISSG
- the LOC122590722 gene encoding wall-associated receptor kinase 2-like; this translates as MKFIKKIMFLFLILFSLVITHSTSQSTPITNTTSSDLATITKASNVSKPGCQSRCGNVIIPYPFGIGPGCFHSNWFEMFCETQFNPPKAFLGKRKSLQILEFSDYTFRVPSRVASQCYDKLGNLIKDIPVNTSLAWESPFSFSKKNQFTVIGCDDFVLLQGTALTNYASSCIALCSKPEEVVNGSCSGVGCCQTSIPKAMKYYSTLVGSFVNNHVDVWSFNPCTYSFFAEKDKFTFNGVSDFKDPNFKNRTEATVTQLVDWVVGNLNCSEARTAGVLTCQANSQCIDSDTGVPGYRCVCNKGYLGQPYLEPGCHDINECEDPNNLCEGVCTNTKGSYTCRCEDGYVGDGLKNGRGCTKEHPQFPVTKFSVGMGFGYLSILVGITWLYFFFKKRNLIKLRQKLFQQNGGLLLKQRITTNEGNMDSTKVFTAQELEKATNNYSEDRILGSGGYGTVYKGILNDLSVVAIKKSRVMDESQIEPFINEVIILTQVNHRNVVKLLGCCLETEVPLLVYEYVSNGTLFDHIHGNGTMTWLSWENRLRVAAESAGALSYLHSATSTPVIHRDVKSANILLDHNYTTKIADFGASRLVPIDQTQVTTLVQGTLGYLDPEYFQTSQLTEKSDVYSFGVVLAELLTGKKSLCLERTEEERNLASLFVTSLKENRLFQILEPRIVREGTLEQLQEIGELTKRCLNLRGDERPTMKEVATQLEGLRRLNQHPWANKHGDEENTNLLNIKHEQTDLYAESINPYASSKEISSG